In the genome of Malania oleifera isolate guangnan ecotype guangnan chromosome 5, ASM2987363v1, whole genome shotgun sequence, the window ACGcgagattagtcacgtggaccgtaaaacggatacGTGgaaacccggtgcgtaatccaaaaaaaaaaaaaaaaaaaaagaaaaaactaaacTACCAACCTTACCCAACTAACTAAATAATTAAACTGTCTCAAATCGTTAGGGTGAGCTTGGGTCAGTTTGAATATTTTGGCCCAATATAACCCAAAACCGATTGAACCAGCAACACCGGGATAAGATGCAGAATACAAGTGGGTACAACTTATGTCTAGGTGTAAACATGGCCTACACTTTCACGGAATGCTGTTGATGTAAAAGCATTCAGGaagctttttctttttcatgtcTCAATTTCTTCCGACATTGAGTTTTCTTTGAATTTGCAGCTCCttcttttcatttctttctttccaatTTGCCTCAACAAAAGAAGATAGACACTCTAGTTACGTAGGCTACTCTACAACGGAACCTAtttttttgccaaaaaaaaaataaaaaaaaatatggaaaccattttttcatcatatttgatcgaagagagtgaaaaataaaataaaataagaatataTACCAATtcaatgaataaaaaattaattttaaacgttattaatatttaatttttttaaatttataatcatttaaaaagatattttcatttgtaATGCTATTTGatttaaagagaaaatataatagaaaatgaatttcaattccttcttattttctttttcttttcccaaaCAAATTCCTTTCCAAAaagacttatatatatataaacataatttagCATTTCTACAGTGAAGAATCACCAAGCTTAAACTACTAAACTTTCACAACCCTAAGCCAAATAGTGCTCCTTAAATATAAtcttgggtatatatatatatatataagaaaaactACAACATGAAGAACCAATggtatttttattgtaataactGAACCGTGAACACTAAGTGCATAACGAGAATACAAGTAGGGATATTTAAACTACATGATACATGAGACATCTTAAATCTCATGAAATTTGAGATAATATGAATCCCATAGAATCTAAAATATTCACATATTTTATTAGGAGTCCATACAATCTGCTTTATGGACATATCTGCTCCTTAGATATTCTCTGAATCAATAAACTCTGATTTATTGTCATGATCCCCAGATAATTGACTTTGGATCTTTGACTGATTTATCTCAAATATTTGACATTTAAATCTGTAACGgacaaaatcgtcgacagtttgatGACACCATCGataattttttttagagtttgTTTTTGTTTGAAACCGTCGATGTAACCATCGACGGTATCACTCTCATTGAGTATGCCGAGCTGTGATGCATTGTtaacatatatatgtatgtatgtaacacAGTACTCCTTAATAATTATATAATCAtgggtgtatatatataatgaagcTTAGAAGAGTTTGCTGATATCTTGGGCAATGTTGCGGGCATCCATGGCAGCTCCATAAAGGCCTCTCCTTGCCAGTCCAGCACAGTACAGACCATCTTTGCCCTTCCAGTGGTTTGGAAAACTTGGCTTTGGTATCCCATCCTCATTTAAAAGGTAACTGTCTCCCTACCAAACATTCAAACAAAGCAACCACTCAGCTTTTAAAATTAAGATTGCATTAGCACATCACATGCATGCATTCCCTACACACGAAGTGTAGTTAGGGTCTACACACCTAACAAAAATATATGATTAATGTCCCGATTGTTCATATGAATTACATTTCACGTCATATGTGTCTATTAGATATAATTAACTTATGTCTTAAGACTCATTATGTGTCTATTCGAAATGTAACTTATGGGACACTAAGTGCTCTATATTTACTTTTGTTAATTATGGTAACTAATTATTATTACCTTGAGCCACATATTTGTTGATCTTTTAAAGCCAGTTGCAAAAACAATAACCTCAAATGGATGTGACATGCCATTCTTAAACTGCACTTCGTTCCCCTTTATGCTAGTCATTGCTGGCAAGACCTGTTCAAAaccatatttttaataaatataataacaaaaataatagtaaagtaattaAAACATCAAAACATGATTAGAGAAGTTTTACAAATATTTAGAATATAGAATAGTAAAtataaaattaagttaatttttcaaTAAGAAAACGAAATTATTTTAGTAAATTTCCTCATGTGCAAGTGGACTTGCAAAGGGGCCTAGATCTAATTGATTAAGTCAATGCCCTTAATTCTAAGGGAACCTTATCAAGTCAAGCAAGCAAATGATATATAACTCAAACactatatctctctctctctctctctctctctctctctctctcttttaatgATGcgctattttctttttcttttttttttttaaatattgtcTTCCAATTCTCACCTCATAAAAGagcatactatttttttttcctattatttAAGTAGTATTATACTTATCATCTAAATATTATACTTTCAAAATACCTACTATATATAATTGGATCGTACATGCATATATAGTAATATGTATAAAAGTGTGATATTTATAAAGTAAAAGTACATACATATTGGATGACTAGGTAGTTGACTATTTACTTTGAAACACCTAACTAGTTAAGTTTTAGATAGCTAACAATATGTCATTAATGTAAATTAAGTTTGATCTTACCGGAATCAGTAAGAGACTTGAACTCCCAAATCGTGCCAATCTTACCTTTATATAGCTATCAATACTCAAGCTATCCTATGAGGAATTACTATTTAAAGCGAATCATTCCTAGCTAGCTAGACAATTATATAAGGAAAATTTTATGTTCCTTTCTCTTGTAGTATTCAAACTtctaaattaatatatattttttcttttcaaactGCTCACTACATGATTGGGTTTAAAAGTGCATAATCTAATTTATCgattaacatatatatatttttcatttaacgTTTCGTTTGATTTCATGAATCAAATATGACGTAAATACCTGAATCTCACGAGACTTAATCTTCTTGCACGTGCCTACATCAATAATAGGATATTTTCCATCCTTCACTTTAAGGAAAAATGGACCCTCTTGAGGCCTACTGATCCCATGCCGGCCAAGGTCTCCATAGAAAAGCTTGCTGAGCAGGACAAGCAAAGAGTCCACCATGTAGAAGGGAAGGTACCTTAACAAAGTCAACCCCAAATTCACCATTTCTCTTGACAGAATGTGAACCTGCACACATTTAATTATTCTTcatatacccaaaaaaaaaaaaaatgcatgcttgaaacataaattcaaaaatttaggaTCGACAGTAATATAtagaaattaagaaaactaaaatgCTAGCATTTTTTCATTATATGTATTTTAATTTAGAATACATCCGACAAGACATAATCACATCGGATTAAATGTAGACCATGCACCCGACATCCATCCTACACCCAACTTGTTTCGTGTAAGAATGCTCCAGCAAtacttcttaaaaataaaaaaagtttaaaaataattACCGGGCTTCGAACCACGAGGGAGGTCATTGCACCATGGTTTGATAGGTCAAGTGCAATCTCCATGCCAGAATTCCCAGACCCTACAACCAAAACATTCTTTCCATTGTACTCCTTCCCAGATTTATACTGGGTCGAGTGAATCACATCGCCCGTGAAAGCTTTCAAACCATCGACCGCCGGAATAAACGCATCGCTTGTTTCTCCGGTGGCCACAACCAAAAACCTACCGGAATACTCTTCGGTGCTGCCGGAACCGCCATTCTTTACCTTAACATACCATTTTTTGGAGCCGTCATCGTAAGTTGCCGACTCAACGAGCCTTTGGTAAAGGGGACTAATCTTAAAATGAGAGACGTAGTCGTCTAAGTACTGTATGAACATGTCCCTAGGAACGTACTTGGGACAAGAGGAGGGAAATGACATGTGAGGGAGCTCGCAGAATTTCTTAGGCAAGTGAAGATGAAGACGGTCGTAGGATTTTTTCTTCCACAGAGAAGCAAAGCAATCTTCTCTTTCGAGAACCGTGTTGGGGATGGAGAGGAGGTTCAGGCAGGCGGCGACGGCGAGGCCGGACGGCCCGGCTCCAACGATGATTGCACCTTCTTCCTGCATTTTCTTGCTCTTCTATTGATCGGATAAGAATAAGAAGAGTTGAAGAAATCAGAGTATGAACACGAATTAATGAAAGAGATACGGGCAGCCGGTGtgtacatgcatacatatatatatatatatatatatatatatatatatatatatacatggggGACAAATTTTTTTGGGAGGTCCACACACGTCACAATGGAGTGATTGGATAGTATTACTTGACGTGCAATAATGGATTGTGCATGTAGGTCAAACTGCGTTTGTCACGAGTATTGTTTTAGATGCTTTTAATTTgtagtattttcacattttgagcagttctatttagatttttttttttaaatccagtATGTATTTCAGTCACAAAGTAATTAGTTAGGTAGCAATCTTGTTATTAGGGATGTGCAATTAATTAATGCATGGGTTGAAAAATCGAAGCTCAAAAGAAATTGTTTGTTTGGACGGCTCCATCTCGGCATCCACAATTACGATACTAATTTAACCAAAATTTATAATCCAATATTTAGCAATTTGACATATATAGTAGTCTACATAATGCATTTTTTAAAGAAGAAATAGTTTATTGACTAACATCTTAATTAGCAGATAATTTATTAGATATTTATTAACATCTTAATATACtattttttaattagtttttttaatgtatatatatatactttaatcaGTAAATACTTATTTAATGAATTCAAGCACTCGTGTGAAgaattttcacattttaattagtgtatttaatttattttttcactgTGTAGTATGTATTTTGGCAAGGAAGTTGCTAAAGAATAATGCATtgtgttggaattagtgtgatcccaagagatgggtgaattaagttttttttttttcttaaaattttttttttggctaatttaaacatttctccGATTCatcacaaatcatatcccattttaattaaagCGTGCATGTAAAGTGATTAAACCATGAGTCCATACATACACatgaacatatctcatttaattcaaatgtgtgcatgcaaataattataattgtaAATAAACAggtatacacatatggaaattaaggtatagaaaataaatgaaataaggagagagagataCACGATATTTAttattgaggttcgaccaaactagcctacgtACGTTACTGtcttaggcataccccccaaggattacactaagtaCTACTCTAACTGTGCGGAGCGACGCCACTTACAatcctctccttactaggcgagGAATACCCCCAGTCACATTACAcggctgaccccaacctacacacttctccttacggggtgaggaataCCCAGTTCAATTACTATGATGAGCTGAGTTGGTTTCCCTTATGGGGCAGAGACTACCCAGTTCAATTACAAGCTAAACTCAACCGGTTTCCCATACGGGGTAGAGACTCCCaagttcaattaacgggttgaacccaactggtacatttaaaattttttttgtacaaaatacatgcttctaaatacaagcagagatgtacaacgaTGAAGTTCTAAAacatgcactctagtatgatatggaTTTTTGTGGATAGTAGAGTAtgagtgtttttctcaaaatgattttgcaatctttgaaaaagaTTTATATAATAAGCACTTCAAAGAATTAAACTCAAACATATATTTCTCTataataattttcaataaaactGAGGAGAACATAGGGTGTttgcttttcaaaaatatttctgcaaagatatgatctttgaatatatatatatatatatatgcaacgACAAACTTCAAAGATCAAAGTGCCATAAAAATTTTCTTCAACAAAGATTCGAATAATATATGTTTGGAGAAGTTAGAATTTGTGCTCAGAAAAGGTTTTTGCAATGAACagtgttatttgtggctcttatacttttgttttgataagtaaagaaggaaggaggaaaagcatgaagggggcagcatagcaggattcgtcgacgaggagcatatgctcgttgacgagggaacagcagaggttcgtcgacgaaggttcttaaGCTCATCGAAGAACTATTATCAAGAGTAGGATACTTTCAGATTTCTGGCATCGTCGACGAgcgccctgtattcgtcaactaagggtcttcttggtctcgtcgacgaggccctgtgttcgtcgattaAAGGTGCCTAGGCTgcagcaattttttttttctgaattttgaatttttgaacgttgggtggttgggaaaaTGGGGGGAAACTTCCAtggaacttatatatatatatatgtcatctgggcatatttgaGAGAAGGGATGATCATTAGAGaggtgtattgtgtacattttgaattctttagtgaaatttgtgtgtcattgcttctgtggatgtaggctctgccaaaccacgtaaatctttgtgttgatcttgttctggttgtgtgtgtgttatttacatttacttgttgttgtttattccgctgcgtatcttcattatacgatccatatcacaacaaattggtatcagagcgaagtTGTATCGGGATCAttttctgcaagatttgacgttgtcaaatttgatggaaccggaaacttcagtttatggtagaggagagtgaaagatattctagTGCAATAAGGAATGACTAAAGCATTGTTTGTTACTCAatcggaaggaatggatgagataacatgggtagatttgaaagcaaaggtagcgtcgacaatacgcttgtgtttggctgatGAAGTTCTTTATcgagtgatggaggaggattctccagtggctatttggtgaaagttagaaagttggtacatgtctaaatccctcaacaacaaaatttttcttaagcaacgtttatattgacttaagatggttgaaggatctaGTTTAGATCAACACAccaatgcgtttaatcaaatcataagtgatcttataagagttgatgtgaagtttgatgaggatgataagactttgatgctgttaaattctttgccctcaactcatactgAAGTAAGAAGTgtcttgttaaattttcatcaaaattcaaaatatgtgatgaaggagaatgACTTGTGGCAAAGGGCattaatgagcgaggcaaaggaaagtttaaaattggGTTTAATCAGAAactcataaatcaatcaaagaagaagaaagaaatccagtgttataaatgcggtaaaaaggggcatgtgaaactggagtgtctggattggaagaagggaaatgccaataagcatgaggggatttctaaatctgtAAATGTTGTTTAAGAAGGGGATTcagcggatggtgatgttctatcagtttcagcggagttggataatctaacggactcttggatacttgactcggcatgttcttatcacatgactccaaacgaggagtggttcagcacttataggCTAGTAAagtctggatcagttcttatgggtaatgatgcttcttgcaagaacgttggcataggaaatgtaaagataaagatgtttgatggtgctataagaacattatgtaatgtaagacatatacctgagttgagaaagagtttgatatctcttggcactttggattgaaATGGccttaattacaagtccaaaggtggagtcttgacggtatggaaaggtaatctgattgtgatgaaagggaagaaactggatgggaatatttacacattgcagggaactaccgttgtagatGAAGTTGCAGTcgtggatgctgaatcagatgaaaccgtcttgtggcatatgcgtcttgggcatatgggagaacatgacatgaaagaactacacaagagaaaattgttgaaaggtttaaaataatgtcAATTGGAATTTTGCAGATTttttgttcttggaaaacaaaatagggcaaaatTCAGTTAAGCTTCTTACAAGATGAAATGAATTCTTGATTATggacattcagatgtttggggtccagttagagttgcatcaaagggtggacatgtgcactatgtgagtttcattgatgattacttacggaaggtttgggtttacttcatgcgtcacaaatctagtacgtttgtgtacgtttgccaagtttaagatttggaaggctgaagtggaaagtttgatagggaggagaatcaaatatttaatgttagataatgggactgagtatgctgattcttggtttatggagttttgtgcggagcaaggtatcaagagacattttacagttcgccGGACACCTTAAAAAAATGGTGTGACAGAACAGATGAACCaaactcttgctgatagggctcggtgtctcagattaaatgcagggctaccgaagaacttctgagCTGAGACAGTtggtatgacttgttttctggttaactgatcaccaagggcatcactagcgggtaaagtggtggaagaggtttggacaagaaatgtagtagactacatcgaattgaaggtattcgggtgtccaacctatgtccacatgtctagtgaggagaggtctaagcttgacccgaagtctcattgttgcatcttcttgggatatccaaGGGGTGTAAAGAGGTATAAGCTGTGGGACCCAGTagaaaacaaggtggtgatcagtagagatgcaATCtattagttttggtgcaatcccaatagggggggtgaattaggtatttaaaatttatcacctaggtcaattggtttaacagcagtattacaaaacttagggtcagtctatgtgatcaataaacaaacatacacgtgcaataaaagtaaagtgcggaaaagtaaaGAATTCatgcgatatgttatcggggttggccaatactgcctatgtccccgccttggccacactagcacaaggattccaccactgctcacttaatgggtggagcgacaccaattacaaccaggtcaattcaaggggctgacctcaaccaacacgtcttaacaggatggcacacctaactttcctaaccgggtctaagccagtccgaaattattccacagggctagtctccctcttcaggctcacgcctcgaatacaaaaaatgtgtataaaatttttatacacggaaatatgcttcttcataGGCAAATATGTACACTAGTATAACTCAAACAATATTGCatgcacgtatgatatgtaaatatgctcagtgctctaatatgtgtgctaaacactcaaataggtatagataatcaatctagatcaagaatgtatatcaaagcaagatttgaaacacagtatgtgaatatcacaaaatcagatcaaaGTTTCAAACATGTTagctagttgattcaaacaaactcaacaatatattctcaatgtactaagcacaaggagtgtttgaatacaagttttgaaaaataatttttgcacacaaaaataagggctaaggtaacttgcaatgacaatgcaagaaccacaagcctctaagttttcccacacaagatctatttgttgaattaggtgtaatcccaaggggggggggtgaattgggtatttaaaaattctttgacacttatttacctcttaaacccttcttatatatttaccaatgaattcttattactcaattacttatgtgtaaggctatccaacctatacatgcaatatacacaaattaaatgcggtactgaaaataaagagtaaagagaagaaagaagacaaatacaattttacgaggtttagccgacttggactacgtcctcgccttgagcaatcactcaaggattcactaaatccctgctccttaaattgggacggagcttcccttacaattcgctgcttacaagaggtacaactccctcctactccgctgcttacaagagatacaactctctcctcacacaccggttcacacaccgaatcgtgtatacaatagaatctgaaaatttatactcaaaacaatgcttctaacaaaatcttGTAAGTACAATTTAATTTCCTAATAGATtagcatatgatataacttgaagctcatgaatgtatgaaaacgatacaatcgttttatgtatgatatgcttcaacacacaaatccctattttaccataactcccaagtaaagatatatttaaaatgttttggagtcaactagggttcttggttcactttgcaaaaatgcacaagtatgtttgatttGAACTTactaacaaaaactttgtcttgaatataaactcaattaaaatcataaagttttatttcaagtatttaatcacaaactgaatatattattTTCCAGAATATATCCTTCAAtgaaatgtatagttataagtttcaaggatatttaatcaatcgttaatatatctaaaatatagatcctttagcaaACGCAtgcttgaatcaaacctttcaatcaatcacacaacataaatcaaataatgatcttgtttaaaatagctatgtatatgtataggtactttcaagatcacccttttaatcaaactaggtttttcaataatgagCTCTTTGaagaatatatgtatatttatatactcttgaatcaaaattcaatcaaccaagttaaatgacctttctcaagtaatgatctcttcaaaaattaatttttatacgaataagcacactcaagatcaaaacttttccaatgctagtcaagaacaagcaatgagatgagatgaaaagttcgtaggactaataacttgaaaaatcaaacctcaatattagattgaagtacagtagggtaaacaagtttcctttgagaatctaagttgatttgcccaagcttgaagattagagattgaagtgtaagcaatcgtatagcactaggagtagattttcaacgttcttgcaacaaggtgtgttcttctctttcttgtgtgtctaacttatgttctagggtttagatattcagaatatatagtatattacccttaggattgatcttagctgttggatcaataaaatagctcgcgagtctttttaataaaaatatgaattttaagtttcccgtaggttcaggcaaccgaagtaggggtcaggctcttgaagtggcaacttcaggcgcctgaggttctagggtcaagCGACCAAAGtacttctgccaggttctgttttccccatttaattcttcaggctaccaaagaaattcttcaggcgcctgaggttgaattaaggctaccgaagtccctttTTTCTCACTTATtcatttctagtttaaaattttgctttgattctttgcttgggtcttttatacaacaagttttccatgatttttaaaaaacttttctaACCCAATGTAAGTTCTCTAATGacgtacatgaaatgcatgaatcctaaaatcattataagttatgttgagtcttaaattaaataatacgaaaatgtaagtacatgagttctaaatactcatttccaagatattcttgaactttgccgcttgcatcttgattctcgtactctttcagttccatggtgctttctaaaatgtatcagctttactttatggcttccatgactcgttatctttccgtgcatgcttaatataggtcctgttcacaaactcaatgcacagatcaaataacaagtgatatgtcattatcaaaacaggattggactcgtagagtcaacaatctccccctttttgatgaatGCAAATGcacgagaaaaaatatataatgggttacacctaacaaggctccccctcaatttatgcatCAAATAATCAgtaaatgacaatatgctcatattcatatacacaatgtttagcctgaatccaaatgagaTATGAAATCCCCTTTTGTATATCTCACTCTTTGCATGACTTCAATAACAATTTCTGCTTTcgtttttcttttcaaaatttgtgtgtgtttattatttttgctctcctgatttttctcccacttttgacatcaacaaaaaggtgtaaacaaataaagcatgagtagacgtacccttatgtttttctccccttagaaatcttaaggttttaaatgtatccaattgttgattaatgcaataccaagtgattatatcggaAGTgtcgttgctccccctgaatggtataggctaaaataacattttgaaattttgagagaatttagCCTTAATAATTTTGCTAatcccttgctaattatgacaaatgaacaggtatttataagtaaggaggattttttgaccgttggggacatgtagggtattcttaaaatatttttaaaattgtttaggaaaattaaccttgtttaattaaatttaaccccaataaaaaataatttgactCCCGAGATTTGGGTGCCTGGTCTGAGGTTTGGGTGCATGAATAGACTCAgtcagaaattcaaattttagaggTTCGGGTGTCCGAATTGAGGACTAGTTGGctaaaccaaagtcagtagccaaatgtctgaGGTTTAGGTGCCCGAGGCTatatttggttaaccgaaccaagcAATTCAGTCGCCCAAGCCCTTTTTGAACGTGATAGTTGAAAAGGAACTTAACACAGGTTCGGGTGtccgagggagatacgctcaaaagtggttcggattcccgaacacaaagtcaacatgttgacttgtttggTCCCCTGACTCGTTTTACATGGCTTGGGTTCAGTCACTCGAACCCTCTCATCATTTCAATTTAAAGTTTATTTTAGCCTTGATTTTATTCCCCTGTTACgaaaagtgatgttggggactttgtgcactaagtgtaggtacctaaggtccaactagggtcaatatgagcatacctacctaccatgcatgatacaaattattacaagccgtaGAGTGTACAATCCATGACAATATTACATCcataatgaagaaatgaaataataaatacaaatacaatacaaaattcttcattctttggcacgaacactgcacgccatcatggtatgtctttcagtACGAACACATGTGCACAgcgaacctgcatgcaagccttagtacaatcaTCTATACCcagagtatttttcatgatcaaaattgggcgtgacctattaggtcaacataATCTTTGATGAAAAGGTTATGGTGAAGTgcactcaagagtttgatgaacaaAAACAGGAGtagaaagctggggcagtgatgaacatgttgtgcaggtggagttggaagctcaaggcaacgaaaatgatcatggtctcaTGGTTGCAGGGTGCTCTAGCTtaggaaaccagcaagtcgacgatattcctatacaGATATCTGAACGCACTATCaagcctccatcaaggtatgattttgatgagttagtatcttatgatTTCCTTACTTattgcaacgatccaacttcttttcaagaggcagtgtaCGATCacgagaaagataggtggatgggagcaatgattgaggagatggaatcattacATAAGAACCTAACTTGGTATTTAGTGAAGCTTCCAAATGGAAAGAGatcgataggttgcaaatgggtgtataggaagaaggaggcaatttcagaaaaagaaggagagaaattcaaggcacgattagtggcaaaaggatactcacaaaagaagggaatagattataatgagatTTTTTCTCCAGTGATCCGACATAATTCTAtcaga includes:
- the LOC131155466 gene encoding probable indole-3-pyruvate monooxygenase YUCCA10 isoform X1; its protein translation is MQEEGAIIVGAGPSGLAVAACLNLLSIPNTVLEREDCFASLWKKKSYDRLHLHLPKKFCELPHMSFPSSCPKYVPRDMFIQYLDDYVSHFKISPLYQRLVESATYDDGSKKWYVKVKNGGSGSTEEYSGRFLVVATGETSDAFIPAVDGLKAFTGDVIHSTQYKSGKEYNGKNVLVVGSGNSGMEIALDLSNHGAMTSLVVRSPVHILSREMVNLGLTLLRYLPFYMVDSLLVLLSKLFYGDLGRHGISRPQEGPFFLKVKDGKYPIIDVGTCKKIKSREIQVLPAMTSIKGNEVQFKNGMSHPFEVIVFATGFKRSTNMWLKGDSYLLNEDGIPKPSFPNHWKGKDGLYCAGLARRGLYGAAMDARNIAQDISKLF
- the LOC131155466 gene encoding probable indole-3-pyruvate monooxygenase YUCCA10 isoform X2; the protein is MQEEGAIIVGAGPSGLAVAACLNLLSIPNTVLEREDCFASLWKKKSYDRLHLHLPKKFCELPHMSFPSSCPKYVPRDMFIQYLDDYVSHFKISPLYQRLVESATYDDGSKKWYVKVKNGGSGSTEEYSGRFLVVATGETSDAFIPAVDGLKAFTGDVIHSTQYKSGKEYNGKNVLVVGSGNSGMEIALDLSNHGAMTSLVVRSPVHILSREMVNLGLTLLRYLPFYMVDSLLVLLSKLFYGDLGRHGISRPQEGPFFLKVKDGKYPIIDVGTCKKIKSREIQGDSYLLNEDGIPKPSFPNHWKGKDGLYCAGLARRGLYGAAMDARNIAQDISKLF